The Megasphaera stantonii genome includes a window with the following:
- a CDS encoding Zn-dependent hydrolase, with amino-acid sequence MNRADAAEQIVADLRELAALTSDEGGAQRLSWTPVWQQATEWFRRHMEAAGAEVSMDAVGNIWAKFAGESEASVVVGSHIDSVPDGGWLDGALGVAAGMGYGAYCLDGKKPKKTLYVVGWVDEEGMAFGKSCFGSAVASGSMTAQSAASLTTKDGESFADVLRTCGLDGERIDEARAAFAARQVQAYLELHIEQAPLLAQNKTSAACVYGVCGCHREYITFTGQQSHCGSPVALRRDAFLAAAEATVDFNKIALKYGAYCTVGQVDVAPNVVTISPGRCRISLDIRCIDKETFQTMIDEARAAYEGRAREHGVAAAHDVLWHKEPVLFDETLKELCRRAVQEETGRDAVMYSAPLHDAVEMVKAAPSIMMFVMSDPGISHCKEEDTPEPALKEGIRAFLRLIEAVLGR; translated from the coding sequence ATGAACAGAGCAGATGCGGCAGAACAAATCGTCGCCGATTTAAGAGAACTGGCGGCGCTTACGTCAGACGAAGGCGGTGCCCAACGCCTGTCGTGGACGCCGGTGTGGCAGCAGGCGACGGAATGGTTTCGCCGCCATATGGAAGCGGCCGGAGCCGAAGTGTCAATGGATGCCGTCGGCAATATATGGGCGAAGTTTGCCGGTGAAAGTGAAGCGTCCGTCGTCGTAGGGAGCCATATTGACTCCGTACCGGACGGCGGCTGGCTGGACGGGGCCCTGGGTGTAGCGGCCGGCATGGGCTACGGCGCGTATTGCCTAGATGGAAAGAAGCCGAAGAAGACTTTGTATGTCGTCGGCTGGGTCGATGAGGAAGGTATGGCCTTCGGCAAGAGCTGCTTTGGGTCTGCCGTCGCCAGCGGTTCTATGACGGCCCAGTCGGCGGCGTCTCTGACAACGAAAGACGGGGAATCCTTCGCCGACGTGCTGCGAACGTGCGGATTGGACGGCGAGCGGATAGACGAGGCGAGGGCGGCCTTTGCAGCGCGGCAGGTCCAGGCCTATTTGGAACTGCACATCGAACAGGCGCCGCTGCTGGCGCAGAACAAGACGAGCGCTGCTTGCGTGTACGGCGTGTGCGGCTGCCACCGCGAGTACATTACGTTTACGGGACAGCAGAGCCATTGCGGTTCGCCTGTAGCGTTGCGGCGCGACGCCTTTTTAGCGGCTGCCGAAGCAACCGTTGATTTTAATAAAATAGCGTTGAAATACGGCGCGTACTGCACAGTCGGGCAAGTAGACGTCGCCCCCAATGTCGTGACCATTTCTCCCGGCCGCTGCCGCATTTCCTTGGATATCCGCTGCATCGACAAAGAAACGTTCCAGACGATGATAGACGAAGCCCGCGCCGCCTATGAAGGGCGGGCCAGGGAACACGGCGTAGCTGCAGCGCATGACGTCCTTTGGCACAAGGAGCCCGTATTGTTTGACGAAACGCTGAAAGAGCTGTGCCGTCGTGCCGTCCAGGAGGAAACGGGAAGGGACGCCGTCATGTATTCCGCTCCGCTCCACGACGCCGTAGAAATGGTCAAGGCCGCGCCGTCCATCATGATGTTCGTCATGTCGGACCCGGGTATTTCCCACTGCAAGGAAGAAGACACGCCGGAACCGGCTTTAAAAGAAGGCATCCGGGCCTTCCTGCGGCTCATCGAAGCCGTATTGGGAAGGTGA
- a CDS encoding FtsW/RodA/SpoVE family cell cycle protein, translated as MTKETKELRRTYWALLTAFALLVAMGMANVFSATFVSDGVHGRFFNHLMRQAIFFAVGLGPALFLYKKDYRIWRNYTKWIIIGAVVLLLIVFPIGIVVNGARRWIGVAGFTFQPSEVAKLAGILYAASHLADFLEKRRPIEFLYRLSHAKDVVFWRRLRFVPHIALWGPLLMFLLVMEQPDAGTAFVILAIPAVMVFAGGARLSHIKWHCAVLGGGALLYLLSAPYRMNRIIAWLDPWEYEKTLGYQTVQSLIAIGSGGILGQGIGDGVSKFSYLPEAHTDFAFAILAQEWGLRGSIFILLLFCTVVYFGAMTAWNCRDKFGMFTALGITLYFGGQGFINIGMVCGVLPVVGVPLPFISYGGTSLVVNMAAAALLLNICRQNYKQAMERAAAEPQPVLRSMKEETRSRFPLR; from the coding sequence ATGACGAAGGAAACTAAAGAACTGCGGCGGACCTACTGGGCCCTGCTGACGGCCTTTGCCCTGCTGGTCGCTATGGGCATGGCCAACGTATTCAGCGCGACCTTCGTGTCCGACGGCGTTCACGGCCGGTTTTTCAATCACCTGATGCGCCAGGCCATTTTTTTCGCCGTCGGGCTGGGGCCGGCGCTTTTCCTGTATAAAAAAGATTACCGCATATGGCGGAACTATACGAAGTGGATTATCATCGGAGCCGTCGTCCTCCTGCTGATCGTCTTTCCCATCGGCATCGTCGTCAACGGCGCGCGCCGCTGGATCGGCGTCGCCGGATTTACCTTTCAGCCGTCGGAGGTGGCGAAGCTGGCCGGTATTTTGTATGCGGCGTCCCATCTGGCCGACTTCTTGGAAAAGCGCAGGCCTATTGAATTTTTATACCGCCTGTCTCATGCTAAAGACGTCGTATTCTGGCGGCGGCTGCGGTTTGTGCCCCATATCGCCCTATGGGGGCCGCTGCTCATGTTCCTATTGGTCATGGAACAGCCCGACGCCGGCACGGCCTTTGTCATCCTGGCGATTCCGGCGGTCATGGTCTTTGCCGGCGGCGCGCGCCTGTCCCATATCAAGTGGCACTGCGCCGTACTGGGCGGCGGCGCGCTGCTGTACCTGTTGTCGGCGCCGTACCGCATGAACCGCATCATCGCCTGGCTCGACCCTTGGGAATATGAAAAGACTCTGGGCTACCAGACGGTGCAGAGCCTCATCGCCATTGGCTCCGGCGGCATCCTGGGACAAGGCATCGGCGACGGCGTCAGCAAATTCAGCTATCTGCCCGAAGCCCATACGGACTTTGCCTTTGCCATACTGGCCCAGGAATGGGGTCTGCGCGGGTCTATTTTTATCCTGCTCCTGTTCTGTACGGTCGTCTACTTCGGGGCCATGACGGCCTGGAACTGCCGGGATAAATTCGGCATGTTTACGGCCTTGGGCATTACGCTGTATTTCGGCGGCCAGGGCTTTATCAACATCGGCATGGTCTGCGGCGTCCTGCCCGTCGTCGGCGTGCCCCTGCCCTTTATCAGCTACGGCGGCACGTCCCTGGTAGTCAACATGGCGGCGGCGGCCCTGCTGCTCAACATTTGCCGGCAAAATTACAAACAGGCCATGGAGCGGGCCGCGGCGGAACCGCAGCCTGTTCTGCGGTCCATGAAGGAAGAAACGCGCAGCCGCTTTCCCCTGCGCTGA
- the trmB gene encoding tRNA (guanosine(46)-N7)-methyltransferase TrmB translates to MRLRRKPWIDEAILDYASFVHLEHCEEHKGKWRELFEDPDKPLWVELGTGKGNFISQMAQLHPEANFIGIEIQVGVLYYAGKKCAAAEVNNVHLLRFDVARLEEIFAPGEVSRFFINFCDPWPKKRHAKRRLTYRDFLDRYARLLAEGGRIDFKSDNAGLFDFTLEEFKERQWQLSEVTYDLHHSDIVNEAMTEYEAKFSAKGQPIFHCAAMPPAGGIGHDEGN, encoded by the coding sequence ATGCGTTTACGGAGAAAACCGTGGATTGACGAGGCCATTTTGGATTACGCTTCGTTCGTCCACTTGGAACATTGTGAAGAACATAAAGGAAAATGGCGGGAGCTGTTCGAAGATCCGGACAAGCCCCTGTGGGTAGAGCTCGGCACGGGCAAGGGGAATTTCATTTCCCAAATGGCCCAGCTCCATCCGGAAGCAAATTTCATCGGCATTGAAATCCAGGTCGGCGTCCTGTATTACGCCGGCAAGAAATGCGCCGCCGCCGAGGTGAACAACGTCCACCTGCTGCGGTTCGACGTGGCCCGTTTGGAAGAAATCTTCGCGCCCGGCGAGGTATCCCGCTTTTTTATCAATTTCTGCGACCCCTGGCCGAAGAAGCGCCACGCCAAGCGCCGCCTGACGTACCGCGATTTTCTCGACCGCTACGCCCGTCTGCTGGCGGAGGGCGGCCGCATCGATTTTAAATCTGACAACGCGGGCTTGTTCGACTTTACGCTGGAAGAATTTAAGGAACGGCAGTGGCAGCTGTCGGAAGTGACGTACGACCTTCATCACAGCGATATCGTCAACGAAGCGATGACCGAATACGAAGCAAAATTCAGCGCGAAAGGACAGCCTATTTTTCATTGCGCGGCTATGCCGCCGGCCGGAGGAATAGGTCATGACGAAGGAAACTAA
- the hydE gene encoding [FeFe] hydrogenase H-cluster radical SAM maturase HydE produces the protein MLLADVLYKKDLTRDDLIYLLSLTDADEMQALYDRAYEVKAANVGRVVYYRGLIEFSNRCIKNCLYCGIRRDNDEVERFDTDRDDILAMAKWAYDNQYGSLTLQSGERQDEAFIDYIEGLVRDIKALSHGELGITLCVGEQDEAAYRRWFEAGAHRYLLRIETSNPALYAKLHPQDGHHQWQVRKNCLDVLRAIGYQVGTGDMSGLPGQTIEDLADDILFYRDMDIDMIGMGPYVVHHNTPLGKAVVAQGLDSAEGKRRRLELGLKMIAVTRLFLPDVNIASTTALQALHPMGRELGLKAGANVLMPIVTVPKFRSQYLLYDNKPCVEDTPGQCKNCLAARVASVGDTVGLGQWGDSPHFFHKQKT, from the coding sequence ATGTTGCTTGCCGATGTATTATATAAAAAGGATTTAACCCGCGACGATTTAATTTACCTGCTCAGCCTGACCGACGCTGACGAGATGCAGGCCTTGTACGACCGGGCCTATGAGGTCAAGGCGGCCAACGTTGGCCGCGTCGTCTATTATCGCGGCCTCATTGAATTTTCCAACCGCTGCATCAAGAACTGTCTGTACTGCGGCATCCGGCGGGACAACGACGAGGTGGAGCGATTTGACACCGACCGGGACGATATCCTGGCGATGGCGAAATGGGCTTATGACAACCAGTACGGTTCTTTGACGCTTCAGTCGGGCGAACGGCAGGATGAGGCGTTCATCGATTACATCGAAGGGCTGGTGCGGGACATCAAAGCCTTGAGCCACGGCGAGCTGGGCATTACCCTCTGCGTTGGCGAGCAGGACGAGGCGGCCTACCGCCGCTGGTTTGAAGCCGGCGCGCACCGCTACCTGCTGCGCATCGAGACGAGCAATCCCGCATTATACGCCAAGCTTCATCCGCAGGACGGCCACCATCAATGGCAGGTTCGTAAGAACTGCCTCGACGTGCTGCGGGCCATTGGCTATCAGGTCGGCACCGGCGACATGAGCGGCCTGCCCGGCCAGACTATAGAAGATTTGGCCGACGACATATTGTTTTACCGCGACATGGATATCGACATGATCGGCATGGGGCCTTACGTCGTCCATCACAATACGCCTCTTGGCAAGGCCGTCGTAGCCCAGGGGCTTGATTCGGCCGAGGGGAAACGTCGCCGTCTTGAACTGGGCCTCAAGATGATCGCCGTGACGCGCCTGTTTTTGCCGGACGTCAACATCGCTTCGACGACGGCCCTGCAGGCCCTGCATCCCATGGGCCGCGAGCTGGGCCTTAAGGCCGGGGCCAACGTCCTCATGCCCATCGTGACGGTGCCGAAGTTCCGCTCTCAGTATTTGCTGTACGACAACAAGCCCTGCGTCGAAGACACGCCGGGCCAATGCAAGAACTGCCTGGCCGCCCGCGTCGCGTCGGTCGGCGATACCGTAGGGCTCGGCCAGTGGGGCGATTCGCCGCACTTTTTTCATAAGCAAAAGACGTAG
- the uraA gene encoding uracil permease, with translation MEQRRIIHVEERLPLLPTIPLSLQHLFAMFGSTVLVPFLLHVDPATALFMNGIGTLIYLTICKWRLPAYLGSSFAFISPVLAVCAVPGMSYGDAQGGFIVFGLSFIVIAALVDKIGTKWIDVLFPPAAMGSIVAIIGLELAPLAMTMSGYIGEAQGMSNETAMIISTFTLIVTILTSVLGRGFLGIIPILVGVVAGYILSYFMGVVDLSHVQETPWFAFPTFYKPEFNLSAIMMIMPALFVVLAEHLGHLFVTSDIVSRDLIKDPGLHRSLFADGVSNVLSGLLGSTPNTTYGENMGVMAITGVYSTWVIGGAAVFAIIFSFIGKIAALIHAIPTPVMGGVCILLFGFIAASGLRMLVEKKVDYTRSKNLILTAVTMISGLSGATIVFGPVQLKGMGLATVVAMILSLVFLLFERLHWANKN, from the coding sequence ATGGAACAACGAAGGATTATTCACGTAGAGGAACGGCTGCCCCTGCTGCCGACGATTCCTCTTAGCTTGCAGCATTTGTTTGCCATGTTCGGCTCGACGGTGCTCGTGCCGTTCCTGCTGCACGTAGATCCGGCGACGGCCCTGTTTATGAACGGCATCGGCACGCTCATTTACCTGACCATCTGCAAATGGCGGCTGCCGGCGTACCTAGGCTCGAGCTTTGCCTTTATCTCGCCAGTCTTGGCCGTCTGCGCCGTGCCGGGCATGTCCTACGGCGACGCCCAAGGGGGCTTCATCGTCTTTGGCCTGTCCTTTATCGTCATTGCGGCTCTCGTCGACAAAATCGGCACGAAGTGGATCGACGTCCTCTTCCCGCCGGCGGCGATGGGCTCTATCGTAGCCATCATCGGCCTGGAGCTGGCGCCCCTGGCTATGACCATGTCGGGCTATATAGGCGAAGCCCAGGGCATGTCCAACGAAACGGCTATGATTATCTCGACCTTTACGCTTATCGTTACGATTCTCACCAGCGTACTGGGCCGCGGATTTTTAGGCATCATTCCCATCCTGGTCGGCGTCGTCGCCGGCTATATCCTGTCGTATTTCATGGGCGTCGTCGACTTGAGCCACGTACAGGAAACACCGTGGTTTGCCTTCCCGACGTTTTACAAGCCGGAGTTTAACCTCAGCGCTATCATGATGATTATGCCGGCCCTGTTCGTCGTACTGGCCGAGCACCTGGGACACCTCTTCGTGACCAGCGACATCGTCAGCCGCGACCTCATCAAAGACCCGGGCCTGCACCGCTCCCTCTTTGCCGACGGCGTGTCCAACGTCCTGTCGGGCCTTCTCGGCTCGACGCCGAATACGACGTACGGCGAAAACATGGGCGTCATGGCCATTACAGGCGTATACAGCACCTGGGTTATCGGCGGTGCCGCCGTCTTCGCCATCATCTTTTCCTTTATCGGCAAGATAGCCGCCCTCATCCACGCCATTCCGACGCCGGTCATGGGCGGCGTGTGCATTCTCCTGTTCGGCTTCATTGCCGCGTCGGGCCTGCGCATGCTCGTCGAAAAGAAGGTCGACTACACCCGGTCAAAGAACCTCATCCTCACGGCTGTGACGATGATTTCCGGCCTCAGCGGCGCGACCATCGTCTTCGGCCCCGTCCAGCTCAAGGGCATGGGCCTCGCGACAGTCGTCGCCATGATACTGAGCCTCGTCTTCCTGCTCTTTGAACGGCTCCATTGGGCCAATAAAAATTAA
- a CDS encoding acyl-CoA dehydrogenase family protein, translating into MQLTEEQRDIQRMVRNYAQEKIAPLAKEIDETGRFPAEAIQGLADMGIMGLNIPEEYGGAGMDEICKVVAIEEVAKCCASTAEILAVHLLVNDIIVKRGTEEQKREFLPAAAEGCLGAFALTEAGAGTDAGGLTTKAVYADGHYVLNGTKCFISNMGPHEGHHVVVIAVTDKEKGTRGGMTAFLMKRDTSGFSLGKTEDKMGIRGAAVSELIFTDCAVPESCVLGRVGDGFKVAMSGLDGGRIGIAAQSLGVAEAAMAGAVKYAKERVQFGKPIAAKQGLQWYLADMATRLEAARLLVYNAASERMAGGDISQAAAMAKYYASEAACYICDLSLQIHGGYGYMKDYDIERLYRDARILRIYEGTSEVQKMVIARHVLQ; encoded by the coding sequence ATGCAGTTGACAGAAGAGCAGCGAGATATACAGAGGATGGTGCGCAACTATGCGCAGGAAAAGATCGCGCCCTTGGCGAAGGAAATCGACGAGACGGGGCGGTTCCCGGCCGAGGCGATTCAGGGATTGGCCGACATGGGCATTATGGGGCTGAACATTCCCGAAGAATACGGCGGAGCCGGCATGGATGAAATCTGCAAGGTCGTCGCTATTGAAGAAGTGGCGAAATGCTGCGCCAGTACGGCGGAGATCTTGGCCGTTCACCTGCTGGTCAACGATATCATCGTCAAGCGCGGCACGGAAGAACAGAAGCGGGAGTTCTTGCCGGCTGCGGCCGAAGGGTGTTTGGGAGCCTTTGCCCTAACCGAAGCCGGAGCCGGTACAGATGCCGGCGGGCTGACGACTAAGGCAGTCTATGCAGACGGACACTATGTATTAAACGGCACGAAGTGCTTTATCAGCAATATGGGGCCTCATGAAGGGCATCACGTCGTAGTCATCGCCGTGACGGACAAGGAAAAGGGGACTCGCGGCGGCATGACGGCCTTTTTGATGAAGCGGGACACGTCGGGATTTTCATTGGGCAAGACGGAAGATAAGATGGGGATCCGCGGTGCCGCTGTGTCGGAGCTGATTTTTACGGACTGCGCTGTGCCGGAATCGTGCGTGCTGGGTCGTGTCGGCGACGGATTTAAGGTCGCTATGAGCGGCCTCGACGGCGGGCGCATCGGCATTGCTGCTCAATCCCTGGGCGTGGCCGAAGCGGCCATGGCCGGCGCTGTTAAATACGCAAAGGAACGGGTTCAATTCGGCAAGCCCATTGCGGCCAAGCAGGGCCTGCAGTGGTATCTGGCCGACATGGCGACGCGTCTGGAAGCGGCTCGTCTCCTCGTATACAACGCCGCGTCGGAACGGATGGCCGGCGGCGATATCAGCCAAGCGGCGGCGATGGCGAAATATTATGCCTCTGAAGCAGCCTGCTACATCTGCGATTTGTCCTTGCAGATACACGGCGGCTACGGCTACATGAAGGATTACGACATCGAACGCTTGTACCGCGACGCCCGCATCCTGCGCATTTACGAGGGGACGAGCGAAGTGCAGAAAATGGTCATTGCCAGACACGTGCTGCAGTAA
- a CDS encoding CpXC domain-containing protein, with protein sequence MSRFHEEEITCPQCGKTSRFKVWDSVNTQTDEEMKDAVRSLEAFTMHCPHCGYEHVVSYNFLYHDMDGAVMIYHAADETGEETARQAFKQAMAVLHDAAHYVCRIVHSFDEMLEKLRIADAGLDDRIIALLKLLAERQVEAQYPEFHTTGCYFIRDEEGKFIIHLIDDGTNEALNVDYEASFAELYETLRNEFSKELEEQAKDVPVIDKDWAIAFLDTVMK encoded by the coding sequence ATGTCGAGATTCCATGAGGAAGAAATTACCTGTCCCCAGTGCGGCAAAACCAGCCGGTTTAAGGTATGGGACAGCGTGAATACACAGACCGATGAAGAAATGAAGGACGCGGTGCGGTCGCTGGAAGCATTTACCATGCATTGTCCGCACTGCGGATACGAGCACGTCGTCAGCTATAATTTCTTGTATCATGATATGGATGGAGCTGTTATGATCTATCATGCTGCCGACGAAACGGGAGAGGAAACGGCGCGTCAGGCTTTTAAGCAAGCTATGGCGGTACTGCACGACGCGGCGCATTACGTCTGCCGCATCGTCCATTCCTTCGACGAAATGCTGGAAAAGCTCCGCATCGCTGACGCCGGTCTGGACGACCGCATTATCGCGTTGCTGAAGCTGCTGGCTGAACGGCAGGTGGAAGCCCAGTATCCCGAGTTTCATACGACGGGCTGTTATTTTATCCGGGACGAAGAGGGCAAGTTTATTATCCACCTCATTGACGATGGCACGAACGAAGCGCTGAACGTCGATTACGAAGCCAGCTTCGCTGAATTGTACGAAACGCTGCGGAACGAATTCAGCAAGGAATTGGAAGAACAGGCGAAGGACGTGCCGGTCATCGATAAGGACTGGGCCATTGCGTTTTTAGATACCGTTATGAAATAA
- a CDS encoding mandelate racemase/muconate lactonizing enzyme family protein, whose product MKIQDIRVGKVSIPLKTPFKTALRRVDTAEDLIVQVRADDGSVGYGNAPATVVITGDSHESVAAAILHTIGPKLVGRDIDDREEILQAIQSAMVHNTSAKAALDMAVHDLFGQRYGMPLHRFFGGARCRVVSDLTVSVNEPAVMAADARRAVAAGYRHIKVKVGLDGAEDFRRVQAVRQAVGPDISIRLDANQGWKPKEAVRLIRRMEDAGLDIELVEQPVAAWDFEGLKQVTDHVDTDVMADESAFSLRDVFRLLSMRACDLINVKLMKAGGLGPAAKIAALAESAGVGCMMGCMLESKVGITAAAALSAGRTVFVKNDLDAADLMASDPVEGGISYEANELVLPERPGLGITGVKGWKEL is encoded by the coding sequence ATGAAAATTCAGGATATACGCGTCGGGAAGGTGAGTATTCCCTTAAAGACGCCCTTTAAAACGGCCCTGCGGCGCGTCGATACGGCAGAGGATTTGATCGTGCAGGTGCGGGCTGACGATGGTTCCGTCGGCTACGGCAATGCGCCGGCGACGGTCGTCATTACCGGCGACAGCCACGAGTCCGTCGCGGCGGCGATCCTTCATACGATCGGGCCGAAGCTCGTCGGCCGGGATATCGACGACAGGGAAGAGATATTGCAGGCTATCCAGTCGGCTATGGTCCACAATACGTCGGCTAAGGCCGCCCTGGACATGGCCGTCCACGACTTGTTCGGCCAGCGGTACGGCATGCCGCTGCACCGCTTTTTCGGCGGGGCGAGATGCCGCGTCGTATCGGATTTGACAGTCAGCGTCAACGAGCCCGCCGTGATGGCCGCCGACGCGCGCCGTGCCGTCGCCGCCGGGTATCGCCATATCAAGGTCAAAGTCGGCCTCGACGGAGCCGAAGATTTCCGGCGCGTCCAAGCTGTGCGGCAGGCTGTCGGGCCGGATATTTCCATCCGCCTCGACGCCAATCAGGGCTGGAAGCCGAAGGAAGCCGTGCGGCTCATCCGCCGTATGGAGGATGCGGGACTGGACATCGAATTGGTCGAGCAGCCCGTGGCGGCCTGGGATTTCGAAGGGCTGAAGCAGGTGACGGATCATGTCGATACGGATGTCATGGCCGACGAGAGCGCTTTCAGCCTCCGCGACGTCTTCCGCCTGTTGTCCATGCGGGCCTGCGACCTCATCAACGTCAAGCTCATGAAGGCCGGCGGCCTGGGCCCGGCGGCAAAGATAGCGGCCCTGGCCGAAAGCGCCGGCGTCGGCTGCATGATGGGCTGCATGCTTGAGAGCAAGGTCGGCATTACGGCGGCGGCAGCCTTGTCGGCCGGCCGGACCGTATTCGTCAAAAACGACCTGGACGCTGCCGATTTGATGGCCAGCGACCCCGTAGAAGGCGGCATATCCTATGAGGCGAATGAGCTCGTCCTGCCGGAACGGCCGGGCCTGGGCATTACAGGCGTCAAAGGGTGGAAAGAACTGTAA
- a CDS encoding C-terminal binding protein, which translates to MYHISVLTGRQDEDDFGERLRDIARVEYCPEADEDVMADRLEDADVIICKSERISGSLLDRLDDLKLIVILSTRYDNVDLDGAARNGVLVVNNMSYCVDDIADHTCAMILALIRQLPEYLTDINVNSRWEYGSVAWPIHRVSSNLIGLVGFGHIGRAVASRMQAFGCSIQAYDPFVSEDIMNAHHVRPVDMDQLLETSDVVSLHMPLNETTRYIFQDEQFEQMKQGAMFVNCCRGGLADEAALYHAVDDGHIRSAALDVLSMEHPSPMLLKMIARPEFLLTPNVSFHSVEADKQVRDDAETYIRRFFEGRRDELPIVVKDTY; encoded by the coding sequence ATGTATCACATAAGTGTTTTGACGGGACGTCAGGACGAAGATGATTTTGGAGAGCGGTTGCGGGATATTGCCCGCGTCGAATACTGCCCGGAAGCCGACGAAGACGTCATGGCTGACCGGCTGGAAGACGCCGACGTGATTATCTGCAAATCGGAACGGATTTCCGGCTCGCTTTTGGACCGGCTCGACGACTTGAAGCTCATCGTCATTTTATCGACGCGGTATGACAACGTCGATTTGGATGGGGCTGCCCGCAACGGCGTTCTCGTCGTCAATAACATGTCGTACTGCGTCGACGATATTGCCGACCATACGTGCGCTATGATATTGGCGCTGATTCGGCAGCTGCCGGAATACTTGACGGACATCAACGTCAACAGCCGCTGGGAATACGGCTCCGTGGCCTGGCCTATCCACCGCGTGAGCAGCAACCTCATCGGCCTCGTCGGCTTCGGCCATATCGGACGGGCCGTCGCGTCGCGCATGCAGGCCTTCGGCTGCAGCATTCAGGCGTACGACCCGTTTGTCAGTGAAGACATCATGAACGCGCATCATGTCCGTCCTGTCGATATGGACCAGCTGCTGGAGACGAGCGACGTCGTATCGCTCCATATGCCGCTGAATGAAACGACGCGGTATATTTTCCAGGATGAACAGTTCGAGCAGATGAAGCAGGGCGCTATGTTCGTCAACTGCTGCCGCGGCGGCCTGGCCGACGAAGCGGCGCTGTACCATGCCGTCGACGACGGGCATATCCGCAGCGCGGCGCTGGACGTCTTGTCTATGGAGCATCCCAGTCCGATGCTGCTTAAAATGATCGCCCGGCCGGAATTCCTGCTGACGCCTAACGTCAGCTTCCATTCGGTCGAAGCCGATAAGCAGGTCCGCGACGACGCCGAGACATATATCCGCCGGTTCTTCGAAGGGCGGCGGGACGAACTGCCGATCGTCGTAAAAGATACATATTAA
- a CDS encoding LacI family DNA-binding transcriptional regulator, translating to MNITIYDIAQKCGVSIATVSRVLNGSSRVSEKTRARILEVMKDMGYKPNPFARGLGLDSMKIVGVICTDVADIFYARAVSLLEEGLRRHNLDVMLSNTGEDRGRNSKYITDMTAKHVDAIITIGTPFSSEKDIRQLQQVAESVPVITINCDYHLPNMYSVVCNEKEGMRKLVHWLAEKGCRKPAYLYDFLTYSGRHKLDGFYQGCRELKLDVSDERICQIERTLEAAEASVDRLVASQCEFDAILTSEDVLAVGAQRAMLRSGMNVPVVGWNNSILAQCATPTLSSVDNKLASLCAAAVNLVITLTENGGDAVPVRTEFSADLVERESFRL from the coding sequence ATGAATATAACGATTTACGATATTGCCCAGAAATGCGGCGTGTCTATCGCGACGGTATCGCGAGTGCTCAACGGCAGCAGCCGCGTCAGCGAAAAGACCCGTGCCCGCATTCTGGAAGTCATGAAGGACATGGGGTACAAGCCCAATCCCTTTGCCCGCGGCTTGGGCCTTGATTCCATGAAAATCGTCGGCGTAATTTGTACAGATGTAGCCGATATTTTTTATGCCCGCGCCGTGTCGCTGCTGGAAGAGGGCCTGCGCCGCCACAACCTGGACGTCATGCTGTCCAATACGGGCGAGGACCGGGGCCGCAACAGCAAGTACATCACGGATATGACGGCCAAGCACGTCGACGCCATCATCACGATCGGCACGCCCTTTTCGTCGGAAAAGGATATACGGCAGCTGCAGCAGGTCGCGGAATCTGTCCCGGTCATTACGATCAACTGCGACTATCATCTGCCGAACATGTACAGCGTCGTCTGCAATGAAAAGGAAGGCATGCGCAAGCTCGTCCATTGGCTGGCGGAAAAGGGATGCCGCAAGCCGGCGTATTTATACGATTTCCTGACCTACAGCGGCCGCCATAAGCTCGACGGATTTTATCAGGGCTGCCGGGAATTGAAACTGGACGTGTCGGACGAGCGGATCTGCCAGATCGAGCGGACCCTCGAGGCGGCGGAAGCCAGCGTCGACCGCCTCGTCGCATCGCAGTGCGAATTCGACGCCATTCTGACGTCGGAAGACGTGCTGGCCGTCGGCGCCCAGCGGGCTATGCTGCGCAGCGGCATGAACGTGCCCGTCGTCGGCTGGAACAATTCGATTCTGGCCCAGTGCGCTACGCCGACCTTGTCGAGCGTAGACAATAAGCTGGCCAGTCTCTGCGCCGCCGCCGTCAATTTGGTAATTACCTTGACAGAAAACGGCGGAGACGCCGTGCCGGTGCGGACGGAATTCAGCGCCGATCTGGTAGAACGAGAAAGCTTCCGCCTGTAA